A stretch of the Aphis gossypii isolate Hap1 chromosome 2, ASM2018417v2, whole genome shotgun sequence genome encodes the following:
- the LOC114119592 gene encoding putative uncharacterized protein DDB_G0271606 has protein sequence MIPQVSSLCVLLLIAGFCWADQQQQLGIPSSLDAESINDLAKKPVKLDPKLRKALLKVLNRLEEEDRVTEVKQVEVESQQFQQQQQQFQQQQQQQQFEQQQQQQLRQRQQQQRKQTRILDQQQIQILGQQQIQLQDQQKKQLQDQEQRLEQLQDQGVQRLQSQDLQQRQNPQPQLRFNVQEPTEQAQQERQNFTPSQTPTVALPTSTIAFTTPTEAIFQPSPTVALPTSSPKTAAVTLATSTSTGLLSTLLPTPNSPAATKSVSVVNDDVEKSSNSALRTTSPAASIAPTTDTGTVVDFFEAPLLTAFTVQQDSAGVPRRVIPIYTEPGQLERQKILALETRAESGDGGDRNTVEPDRNELEFLKSVELSKQQVPSREALQQRESFALQQQLRFQQQLQQRAVLEEQQRRQQIVQQRQLQQQQLQQQQQQQQQQQKLQQQQQQQLQQQQQQQQQQQQQQQQQQQQQQQQQLQQRQRQQQQQQQQLLQQQRTVVFQPQPQQQLQLQPVQVQPQQQTNRIVQQQRLPFGDGPLTLLPQFVQQQQQQQARVLRQPQSQSFGYGLSVPRLPGDLDVVYKVLALNHEGRNNNVIGPQPFLF, from the exons ATGATACCACAG GTATCATCATTATGTGTGCTTCTTTTAATCGCCGGATTTTGTTGGGCGgatcaacaacaacaactagGAATTCCTAGTTCTCTCGATGCTGAGTCCATCAATGACCTAGCTAAAAAGCCAGTTAAACTGGATCCAAAGTTACGTAAAGCTTTGCTTAAAGTACTCAATCGCTTAGAAGAAGAGGACAGAGTTACCGAAGTTAAGCAGGTGGAAGTCGAATCACAACAATtccaacaacaacaacaacaatttcaacaacaacaacaacaacaacagtttgaacaacaacaacaacaacaactaaGACAAAGACAGCAACAGCAACGGAAACAAACACGAATTCTAGATCAACAGCAAATACAAATACTAGGACAGCAGCAAATACAGTTACAAGATCAACAGAAGAAACAGTTGCAGGATCAAGAGCAAAGACTAGAGCAGTTACAGGATCAAGGAGTACAAAGACTGCAGTCGCAAGACCTGCAGCAGCGACAGAATCCACAACCGCAACTACGTTTCAACGTACAAGAGCCAACAGAACAGGCACAACAAGAACGTCAAAACTTCACACCGTCTCAGACGCCGACAGTAGCGTTGCCCACTTCGACGATAGCGTTTACCACTCCCACCGAAGCAATATTTCAGCCTAGCCCGACTGTAGCGTTACCCACTTCCTCGCCCAAAACGGCGGCAGTGACGTTAGCTACGTCTACATCAACAGGTCTATTATCCACGTTATTGCCGACGCCTAATTCACCAGCGGCCACCAAGTCCGTGTCGGTCGTCAACGACGACGTGGAAAAGTCATCGAACAGTGCGTTACGTACTACGTCGCCGGCTGCATCCATCGCACCGACTACGGACACCGGCACCGTGGTTGACTTTTTTGAGGCGCCTTTGCTGACGGCGTTTACAGTGCAACAAGACTCGGCGGGCGTGCCAAGGCGTGTCATACCCATTTACACGGAACCGGGACAGCTGGAGAGGCAGAAAATACTTGCCTTGGAAACCCGGGCAGAATCGGGCGATGGTGGAGACCGAAATACGGTTGAACCGGACAGGAACGAACTTGAGTTCCTGAAAAGCGTCGAGTTGTCAAAGCAACAGGTACCGTCACGAGAAGCACTGCAGCAGCGAGAGTCGTTCGCCCTGCAACAACAGCTGAGGTTCCAACAACAACTGCAGCAGAGGGCGGTACTCGAAGAACAACAGCGTCGGCAACAGATCGTCCAACAACGACAactacaacaacaacaattgcaacaacaacagcagcagcagcagcagcagcagaaactgcaacaacaacagcaacagcaactgcaacaacaacaacaacaacaacaacaacaacaacaacaacaacaacaacaacagcagcagcagcagcagcagcaattGCAACAACGACAACgacaacagcagcagcagcagcagcaactgTTGCAGCAACAAAGAACAGTAGTCTTCCAGCCACAGCCCCAGCAGCAACTGCAATTACAACCTGTCCAAGTTCAGCCACAACAGCAAACCAACCGAATTGTGCAACAACAGCGACTTCCGTTTGGTGACGGCCCGTTGACACTTCTACCACAGTTTGtccaacagcagcagcagcaacaggcGCGAGTGCTTAGGCAACCACAATCACAGTCTTTCGGTTACGGGTTGTCGGTACCCAGACTCCCAGGAGATCTGGACGTGGTGTACAAGGTGCTGGCTTTGAACCACGAAGGCAGAAACAACAACGTGATTGGACCTCAGCCGTTTTTGTTCTGA
- the LOC114119874 gene encoding asparagine-rich protein-like isoform X1 — protein MSSNDVNNTSMLNDLSKFNLNFYESSIELWRIEEMCRLKVNSIKEIKHSTEQVTLENGWIKKQLHDTKSRIDEVKENIVRCIDNIIFSLNETLAHLEMQYKKKEFILNKSKREYELQLFIKMELWQKKEARLNNIPEVKLIKIADSELKNTKLEYEELLINLQNLVEKIDIATNENDEKQNHVIIEYAKVYIEMLSLNKREENCKTLLRKLNAEYNEKCSMKNELLESQNKKVNKLLFWSYTTSTFDSNIFNMELNSLNQDLKPNLTNSNNFNHANFIYDKDDINIQNSKLNKPKKNVTFFLSSEDKISVETNDQNVNTCKNLNTLTEEVNKNINKNSSKLKNILNVEDMDEDTIQFTKKDVIESKEINFENKDNMDNDSDLNSYTNKSKTIDVLSDTEFKKPNNPEQDTSIMKPKIIQPSKMKTNKIINIDNNFNQEKVISLSLSMNNKNHHNKDCHLTNEDQLQKLNDLNFMEHSNLKNIDSENINIFDDLSQSQENVSDNQNKKLSDAFWNFCAEPISQNSGDSSFCGSDLSELFGNSYDISQYQDNVQCHFTKSFNNNSDITPESNFQVLKIPQQSGNFMFQPSQSESSKKTKTNKNIFINEATSSASNDFTLPNESHFLPSDQFRFKFL, from the exons atgtcaagtaatgatgtaaataatacaagtatgCTCAATGATCTgagtaaattcaatttaaatttttatgaaagtaGTATTGAACTTTGGAGAATTGAAGAAATGTGTCGTT tAAAAGTAAACAGTATTAAAGAAATCAAACATTCTACTGAACAAGTCACTTTAGAAAATGGATGGATTAAAAAACAACTGCATGATACTAAATCAAGAATAGATGaagttaaagaaaatatagtgAGGTG tattgacAACATTATTTTCTCTCTTAATGAAACATTAGCTCATCTAgaaatgcaatataaaaagaaagaattcatactaaataaatcaaaacgtGAATATGAAttacaattgtttataaaaatggaatTGTGGCAAAAAAAAGAG GCAcgactaaataatatacctgaagttaaactaataaaaattgccGACTCTGAactaaaaaacacaaaattagaATATGAAGAGTTGTTGATAAATCTTCAAAATTTAGTTGAAAAGATTGATATAGCTACAAATGAAAACG atgaaAAACAGAACCATGTTATTATCGAATATGCtaaagtttatattgaaatgCTATCTTTAAATAAGCGAGAAGAAAACTGCAAAACTCTTTTAAG aaaattgaatGCAGAATATAATGAGAAATGTTCTATGAAAAATGAACTTCTTGAATCCCAAAATaag aaagttaataaattattattttggtcatATACTACTAGCACATTTGACTCCAACATTTTCAATATGGAACTTAATTCATTGAACCAAGATCTAAAAcctaatttaacaaattccaataattttaatcatgctaattttatttatgacaaagatgatataaatattcagaattcaaaattaaataaaccaaaaaaaaatgtaactttttttttatcttctgAGGATAAAATATCAGTGGAAACAAATGATCAGAATGTCAATACTTgcaaaaacttaaatacacTTACAGAAGAagtcaataaaaacataaataaaaactcttcaaaattaaaaaatattcttaatgtgGAAGATATGGACGAGGATACTattcaatttacaaaaaaagatGTAATAGAATCAAAAGAGattaactttgaaaataaagataatatggaTAATGATAGTGATCTAAATTCCTATactaataaatctaaaactatTGATGTACTGTCAGatactgaatttaaaaaaccaaataatccTGAGCAAGATACAAGTATAATGAAgccaaaaattattcaaccaagtaaaatgaaaacaaataag atcataaatatagataacaattttaatcaagAAAAAGTTATATCATTGAGTTTATcaatgaacaataaaaatcacCATAATAAAGATTGTCATCTAACTAATGAAGACCaattacaaaaactaaatgatttaaattttatggaacattcaaatttaaaaaatattgattctgaaaatattaacatatttgatGATTTATCACAATCACAAGAAAATGTATctgataatcaaaataaaaaattatccg atgcATTTTGGAACTTTTGTGCAGAACCAATATCTCAAAATAGTGGAGACAGTAGTTTTTGT GGGTCAGACTTATCTGAATTATTTGGAAATTCTTATGATATTAGTCAATATCAAGATAATGTACAATGCCATTTTACTAAGTCTTTTAATA ATAACTCAGATATAACTCCTGaatcaaattttcaagtattaaaaattccaCAACAATCAG gaaattttatgtttcaacCTTCACAAAGTGAATCATCTaagaaaactaaaactaataagaatatatttataaatgaagcAACATCCAGTGCATCTAATGATTTTACCCTACCCAATGAATCACATTTTCTACCATCTGATCAATTTAGATTcaagtttttgtaa
- the LOC114119874 gene encoding TNF receptor-associated factor family protein DDB_G0272098-like isoform X2, producing MSSNDVNNTSMLNDLSKFNLNFYESSIELWRIEEMCRLKVNSIKEIKHSTEQVTLENGWIKKQLHDTKSRIDEVKENIVSIDNIIFSLNETLAHLEMQYKKKEFILNKSKREYELQLFIKMELWQKKEARLNNIPEVKLIKIADSELKNTKLEYEELLINLQNLVEKIDIATNENDEKQNHVIIEYAKVYIEMLSLNKREENCKTLLRKLNAEYNEKCSMKNELLESQNKKVNKLLFWSYTTSTFDSNIFNMELNSLNQDLKPNLTNSNNFNHANFIYDKDDINIQNSKLNKPKKNVTFFLSSEDKISVETNDQNVNTCKNLNTLTEEVNKNINKNSSKLKNILNVEDMDEDTIQFTKKDVIESKEINFENKDNMDNDSDLNSYTNKSKTIDVLSDTEFKKPNNPEQDTSIMKPKIIQPSKMKTNKIINIDNNFNQEKVISLSLSMNNKNHHNKDCHLTNEDQLQKLNDLNFMEHSNLKNIDSENINIFDDLSQSQENVSDNQNKKLSDAFWNFCAEPISQNSGDSSFCGSDLSELFGNSYDISQYQDNVQCHFTKSFNNNSDITPESNFQVLKIPQQSGNFMFQPSQSESSKKTKTNKNIFINEATSSASNDFTLPNESHFLPSDQFRFKFL from the exons atgtcaagtaatgatgtaaataatacaagtatgCTCAATGATCTgagtaaattcaatttaaatttttatgaaagtaGTATTGAACTTTGGAGAATTGAAGAAATGTGTCGTT tAAAAGTAAACAGTATTAAAGAAATCAAACATTCTACTGAACAAGTCACTTTAGAAAATGGATGGATTAAAAAACAACTGCATGATACTAAATCAAGAATAGATGaagttaaagaaaatatagtgAG tattgacAACATTATTTTCTCTCTTAATGAAACATTAGCTCATCTAgaaatgcaatataaaaagaaagaattcatactaaataaatcaaaacgtGAATATGAAttacaattgtttataaaaatggaatTGTGGCAAAAAAAAGAG GCAcgactaaataatatacctgaagttaaactaataaaaattgccGACTCTGAactaaaaaacacaaaattagaATATGAAGAGTTGTTGATAAATCTTCAAAATTTAGTTGAAAAGATTGATATAGCTACAAATGAAAACG atgaaAAACAGAACCATGTTATTATCGAATATGCtaaagtttatattgaaatgCTATCTTTAAATAAGCGAGAAGAAAACTGCAAAACTCTTTTAAG aaaattgaatGCAGAATATAATGAGAAATGTTCTATGAAAAATGAACTTCTTGAATCCCAAAATaag aaagttaataaattattattttggtcatATACTACTAGCACATTTGACTCCAACATTTTCAATATGGAACTTAATTCATTGAACCAAGATCTAAAAcctaatttaacaaattccaataattttaatcatgctaattttatttatgacaaagatgatataaatattcagaattcaaaattaaataaaccaaaaaaaaatgtaactttttttttatcttctgAGGATAAAATATCAGTGGAAACAAATGATCAGAATGTCAATACTTgcaaaaacttaaatacacTTACAGAAGAagtcaataaaaacataaataaaaactcttcaaaattaaaaaatattcttaatgtgGAAGATATGGACGAGGATACTattcaatttacaaaaaaagatGTAATAGAATCAAAAGAGattaactttgaaaataaagataatatggaTAATGATAGTGATCTAAATTCCTATactaataaatctaaaactatTGATGTACTGTCAGatactgaatttaaaaaaccaaataatccTGAGCAAGATACAAGTATAATGAAgccaaaaattattcaaccaagtaaaatgaaaacaaataag atcataaatatagataacaattttaatcaagAAAAAGTTATATCATTGAGTTTATcaatgaacaataaaaatcacCATAATAAAGATTGTCATCTAACTAATGAAGACCaattacaaaaactaaatgatttaaattttatggaacattcaaatttaaaaaatattgattctgaaaatattaacatatttgatGATTTATCACAATCACAAGAAAATGTATctgataatcaaaataaaaaattatccg atgcATTTTGGAACTTTTGTGCAGAACCAATATCTCAAAATAGTGGAGACAGTAGTTTTTGT GGGTCAGACTTATCTGAATTATTTGGAAATTCTTATGATATTAGTCAATATCAAGATAATGTACAATGCCATTTTACTAAGTCTTTTAATA ATAACTCAGATATAACTCCTGaatcaaattttcaagtattaaaaattccaCAACAATCAG gaaattttatgtttcaacCTTCACAAAGTGAATCATCTaagaaaactaaaactaataagaatatatttataaatgaagcAACATCCAGTGCATCTAATGATTTTACCCTACCCAATGAATCACATTTTCTACCATCTGATCAATTTAGATTcaagtttttgtaa